Below is a genomic region from Henckelia pumila isolate YLH828 chromosome 3, ASM3356847v2, whole genome shotgun sequence.
AAGAAAATATGcataaagtatatatatatatatatagttcctAGAAAAATGCAAGTTTATTAATTGCACATGTTAACCACCATCACAGTTTTGAGCAAACATATATACCCCTGAAAACACGTACGGTTGtactcaaaatttgaaaatactgAAACATATATATGTTTTCAAGATTAATAAACACAGTAGTGCATGTATGCAATTATCCCTAACAAATATATACATACCTGCCAGGTTTTTATCCTGACGCCATTCAAAGAGTCGGCCCCCATCACCGTCGAATCCGTGACGAAAACATTGGAAACCTCCGCGGCTGAACCGCGCTCCCCCAATCCCCCGATGCTGTATCCATGTCCTGGATTGCAATGCACGTTGTACACTCTTATGTCGTCGCATCCTGTCTGTATCGAGACACAATCGTCTCCTGGatgatattaattattattaatatgttACATGTCTTGAAATTACGAATCAACAAGCTAGGgggaattaaattaataattattagccAGAAGATGATCGAACTCGTTATAAGGTACCGCAAGATATATTGGAGTGATGAATCCGAACGTGTTGAGTGTTTGAAACATGGATCCCATCGGTGTTGGGGCTGTTTCCGGGGGACGACACCTTAACGTTGGACACCTCGACTTGGTGGCAACCATAGATGAAAATGTGCATCCTAGGACTATTTGTCACCGTTATTCCACTTATCGTCACGTTGTTACTGTAGACAACTAGGATCACCTGCATGCCATCGATCGAAACATCTATATTAATCAGTCGTCGAATCCGAGTACGTACTGTTTCTCAAAGAAAATTAAGTTTCACTTAATTACATGTGGCCTGTTGCCTTGCATTAATTCTTGGTTAACATCATCACTAGGACTAGCCGGCCACCACGTCCGGCCTTTGCCGTCGACTGAGCCGGCGCCTCTAATCGATAATCCCTTCGCTGATCCATTGAAACAAATCCAGTAATCTGTCGATCTCGGGCCCCAATCTGATCTTGAAGGAGAAGAAAGGCTTCCATCGACCTACAgacattttcatatatataattaatttattcatgatggattatattataaaatatttcccAGTGGAAATAAGTAAATTAATATTTGTTCGAAAATTACCTGGAAAGCAACATTTGGTTGACAATTACTTCCAACAAATTCAACGGGTAGGATAGTAAAAGTATGGCCCGAAGGGACCAGCACCACCCCTCCGTTTACCTTGCATGCTGCACCCCAGGCGGCTAAAAATGCCTGTCGGGAAAATTATACTACAAATATATTAATGAATTGTCACTAagagaactatatatatataaaattttaaatgggaaaacaaatttttttgtcATAATTATAACTtgggtaatgctacatgtacacagagtattacacgttgggttacacggTGCActtgaaattttatgaagaaaaaatctttcaaaaatgcatgtaggataatcatgtaatttcaagtgtcTTAcaacttatatatattttacaatTTTGTCTTGTTATTGGTGAACGCAGCATCTTGTTATCTGgtacgtatatatatatgtcgtCATTTTTCGGTTTCACGTTAGGATTCCGATGAAAAACGAGCAAAAGTTTAAAAATGTATAAGTCAGTGGACCAAGATCGAGATTAATTGATATCTTTCAGATATCTTTCACCTTGGTATCGACGGCAGGCGAGCTGCCACGAGCGCCGAAATCCATGACATTAAAAACGGAGTTGGCACCAGCTTTGCCACGTCGTGATTCAGCTTCTTCGGCATGGCAAAGTTGGGAGCCGAAATGAGTGAAACACAAGCTGCTGATCACCAAAACAAAAGAAGCGATAAATTTCTTCATTATGAGCAATAATATTGTCTCCTTGGGTAATTTTGAGCTCTTATATAGAGCAGATGAGAGTTGTGGTTTCATGCAATCATAATTGTATGGCAATTAAGCTTTATCACAATTCACAAAA
It encodes:
- the LOC140888679 gene encoding polygalacturonase At1g48100-like; this encodes MKKFIASFVLVISSLCFTHFGSQLCHAEEAESRRGKAGANSVFNVMDFGARGSSPAVDTKAFLAAWGAACKVNGGVVLVPSGHTFTILPVEFVGSNCQPNVAFQVDGSLSSPSRSDWGPRSTDYWICFNGSAKGLSIRGAGSVDGKGRTWWPASPSDDVNQELMQGNRPHVILVVYSNNVTISGITVTNSPRMHIFIYGCHQVEVSNVKVSSPGNSPNTDGIHVSNTQHVRIHHSNISCGDDCVSIQTGCDDIRVYNVHCNPGHGYSIGGLGERGSAAEVSNVFVTDSTVMGADSLNGVRIKTWQGGSGYVRNVTFSNIQVSQVGRAIVIDQYYREETGAVKTENSAVGISGVTYENITGTYRSASIVLDCSGDNQGCRDITIRGVISLRPTDPGAIVKPHCSNAHGHVLARNPTPPLAGCLW